A genomic segment from Glycine max cultivar Williams 82 chromosome 1, Glycine_max_v4.0, whole genome shotgun sequence encodes:
- the CRK3 gene encoding cysteine-rich receptor-like protein kinase 10: MIHSLMISKPIQLLLLCTFALFSDVVFADPPYNICSTSISYAKDSSFENNLTNLLSSLSSNASISKFYNTSNGIGPDRVYGLYMCLDYITNESCKTCITTATEDIVKLCPLATEAVVWEEFCLLRYSNSNFIGSLNVTGNIGLDNKQNLSEPEKFESAVNQTISNLTKVASFGVSANMYATGEVPFEDETIYALVQCTRDLIASDCSRCLQSAIGDIPGCCYASIGGRVLSRSCYLRYEFYAFYHGATGPTNSTTGKKESKNNSSKLWMITGIIVVVGLVIVFVIFGLYLVGIKRKRQSKNGIDNHQISLGSLRVATNNFSDLNKLGQGGFGPVYKGKLRDGQEVAIKRLSTCSEQGSEEFINEVLLIMQLQHKNLVKLLGFCVDGEEKLLVYEFLPNGSLDVVLFDPKQRERLDWTKRLDIINGIARGILYLHEDSRLKIIHRDLKASNVLLDYDMNPKISDFGMARIFAGSEGEANTATIVGTYGYMAPEYAMEGLYSIKSDVFGFGVLLLEIITGKRNAGFYHSNKTPSLLSYAWHLWNEGKGLELIDPMSVDSCPGDEFLRYMHIGLLCVQEDAYDRPTMSSVVLMLKNESATLGQPERPPFSLGRFNANEPDCQDCSLNFLTLSDIVPQ; this comes from the exons ATGATTCATTCTCTAATGATTTCAAAACCCATTCAATTGCTCCTTCTTTGcacttttgctttattttcagACGTTGTATTTGCCGATCCACCGTATAATATTTGTTCCACAAGCATCAGTTATGCAAAAGACAGTTCCTTTGAAAACAATCTAACGAACCTCCTTTCCTCTTTATCCTCCAATGCTTCAATCTCCAAATTCTATAATACTTCTAATGGGATTGGCCCAGATAGAGTTTATGGCCTCTACATGTGCCTCGACTATATTACAAATGAATCTTGCAAGACATGCATCACGACAGCAACAGAGGACATTGTCAAACTCTGTCCTCTAGCCACAGAAGCAGTTGTATGGGAGGAGTTTTGTCTATTACGTTATTCCAACAGCAATTTCATTGGTAGTTTGAATGTCACAGGGAACATTGGCTTAGATAATAAACAGAATCTTTCAGAGCCAGAGAAATTTGAGTCTGCTGTGAATCAGACAATAAGTAATCTTACTAAGGTAGCATCTTTTGGTGTTTCGGCAAACATGTATGCTACTGGAGAAGTCCCCTTTGAAGATGAAACAATATATGCCTTAGTGCAGTGCACCAGAGATTTAATTGCCAGTGATTGTAGTAGGTGCCTGCAAAGTGCCATTGGAGATATACCAGGTTGCTGCTATGCCTCCATTGGGGGTAGAGTTCTGAGCCGTAGCTGTTATTTGAGGTATGAATTTTATGCCTTTTATCATGGTGCAACAGGACCCACGAATTCTACAACTggcaaaaaagaaagcaaaa ATAATTCAAGCAAACTATGGATGATTACAGGAATTATAGTCGTGGTAGGCTTGGTGATAGTATTTGTCATTTTCGGACTGTACCTTGTCGGGATTAAAAGAAAACGGCAGA GTAAGAATGGAATAGACAATCATCAAATCAGTCTTGGATCTCTTCGCGTGGCTACCAATAATTTTTCTGATTTGAATAAGCTCGGACAAGGTGGCTTTGGCCCTGTTTACAAG gGGAAACTTAGAGATGGCCAAGAGGTTGCAATCAAGAGGCTCTCAACTTGCTCTGAACAAGGCTCAGAGGAATTCATAAACGAGGTTCTTCTGATAATGCAACTTCAACACAAAAATCTTGTAAAGCTTCTTGGATTTTGTGTAGATGGAGAAGAGAAGCTTCTTGTGTATGAATTTTTACCCAATGGCAGTCTTGATGTGGTACTCTTCG ATCCAAAACAACGTGAAAGACTAGATTGGACTAAACGCCTGGATATAATAAATGGAATAGCAAGGGGGATACTTTATCTTCATGAAGATTCTCGACTGAAAATAATTCATAGAGACCTAAAAGCAAGTAATGTATTGTTGGACTATGACATGAATCCAAAGATCTCAGACTTTGGAATGGCAAGGATATTTGCAGGAAGTGAAGGTGAAGCTAACACTGCTACAATAGTTGGCACATA TGGTTATATGGCTCCAGAGTATGCAATGGAGGGATTATATTCCATAAAGTCTGATGTTTTTGGGTTTGGTGTACTATTGCTGGAGATAATTACAGGGAAACGTAACGCGGGTTTCTATCACTCTAACAAGACTCCAAGCCTTCTATCATAT GCATGGCATCTATGGAATGAAGGAAAGGGGTTGGAACTAATTGATCCCATGTCAGTTGATTCATGCCCCGGAGATGAGTTTTTGAGATACATGCATATTGGATTGCTATGTGTTCAAGAAGATGCATATGATAGGCCAACCATGTCTTCAGTTGTTTTGATGTTGAAGAACGAATCAGCAACGCTAGGCCAACCAGAACGACCACCTTTCTCTCTTGGCAGATTCAATGCTAATGAGCCAGATTGCCAAGACTGCTCACTCAATTTCTTGACTCTGTCAGATATAGTGCCCCAGTGA
- the LOC121175212 gene encoding NDR1/HIN1-like protein 2 produces MKVRATMPAISPAYYAPNYNNLLHHSPLYNEINALSQISNIFVKSLCIWLLQVIGLLSLIVLCLWLALRPKSPSYSIVFISIGQPSNSNENNTIFYNLDIENPNKDSSIYYDDTILSFLYGEQEDDVGETTIGSFHQGTGNTRDVSDTVNAKPRPFKPLLNAISNATRVKSCFDHKISIQDMGN; encoded by the coding sequence ATGAAAGTTCGAGCAACGATGCCTGCAATCTCTCCCGCGTACTATGCGCCTAACTACAATAACTTGCTGCACCATTCACCACTTTATAATGAAATTAATGCGCTCTCTCAAATATCAAACATTTTTGTCAAGAGTCTCTGCATATGGCTCCTGCAAGTTATAGGCCTCTTAAGCCTTATTGTTCTGTGCCTATGGCTGGCCTTACGACCCAAGAGCCCCTCCTACTCCATTGTGTTCATCTCCATAGGACAGCCCTCGAACTCAAATGAAAACAACACCATCTTTTACAACCTTGATATTGAAAACCCAAACAAAGACTCGAGCATTTACTATGACGACACAATATTAAGTTTCTTATATGGGGAGCAAGAGGATGATGTGGGGGAGACAACTATAGGCTCATTCCACCAAGGAACTGGCAACACCCGGGATGTATCCGATACAGTTAATGCCAAACCTCGACCATTCAAACCTCTCTTAAATGCCATCTCAAATGCAACCAGAGTTAAAAGTTGCTTTGATCACAAGATATCAATACAAGACATGGGGAATTAA
- the LOC100816896 gene encoding probable UDP-3-O-acylglucosamine N-acyltransferase 2, mitochondrial isoform X2: MTMTMAVTVRRVLAFASSSSAPFFNLNQNANLRYILPSPRHLSAFSEDGSVADKFHKWHNGGGTLHESASIDSTALVEVGAVVHSESIVGPNVRIGSGTIVGPSVTIAHSTNIGYNVALSNCCIGDSCVIHNGVCIGQDGFGFYVDGDGNMIKKPQMLNVIIGNNVEIGANTCIDRGSWRDTVIGDNSKIDNLVQIGHNVVIGKNCLLCGQVGIAGSATIGDYVTMGGRVAIRDHVSIISKVRLAAASCVTKDIKEPGDYGGFPAISIHQWRRQVASRCQALG; encoded by the exons ATGACTATGACTATGGCTGTAACTGTAAGGAGGGTACTTGCCTTTGCTTCTTCCTCTTCAGCCCCTTTTTTCAATCTCAATCAAAATGCAAACTTGCGCTATATTCTCCCTTCTCCTCGTCATCTCTCCGCATTTTCAG AGGATGGTTCTGTTGCTGATAAATTTCACAAGTGGCATAATGGAGGTGGCACTCTCCACGAGTCAGCTTCCATTGACTCCACAGCACTCGTAGAGGTTGGCGCTGTAGTTCATTCAGAGTCTATTGTTGGTCCAAATGTTCGTATAGGTTCTGGAACTATTGTTGGCCCTTCTGTTACAATTGCTCATTCAACAAACATAGG GTATAATGTTGCACTTAGTAATTGCTGTATaggtgattcatgtgtaatccACAATGGAGTCTGCATTGGTCAAGATG GATTTGGATTTTACGTGGATGGTGACGGTAATATGATAAAGAAGCCTCAG ATGTTAAATGTAATAATAGGGAACAATGTGGAAATTGGTGCTAACACCTGCATTGACAGAGGCAG CTGGCGAGATACAGTTATTGGGGACAAttcaaaaatagataatttagtTCAG ATTGGCCATAATGTAGTAATTGGGAAGAATTGTTTGCTTTGTGGACAAGTTGGGATTGCAGGTTCAGCAAC CATAGGAGATTATGTGACTATGGGAGGAAGGGTAGCAATACGAGATCATGTATCCATCATATCAAAG GTTCGGCTTGCTGCAGCAAGTTGTGTAACCAAGGACATCAAAGAACCTGGGGACTATGGTGGCTTTCCAGCT ATTTCAATTCACCAATGGCGGAGACAAGTTGCCAGTAGATGCCAGGCTCTG GGGTAG
- the LOC100816896 gene encoding probable UDP-3-O-acylglucosamine N-acyltransferase 2, mitochondrial isoform X1, producing the protein MTMTMAVTVRRVLAFASSSSAPFFNLNQNANLRYILPSPRHLSAFSEDGSVADKFHKWHNGGGTLHESASIDSTALVEVGAVVHSESIVGPNVRIGSGTIVGPSVTIAHSTNIGYNVALSNCCIGDSCVIHNGVCIGQDGFGFYVDGDGNMIKKPQMLNVIIGNNVEIGANTCIDRGSWRDTVIGDNSKIDNLVQIGHNVVIGKNCLLCGQVGIAGSATIGDYVTMGGRVAIRDHVSIISKVRLAAASCVTKDIKEPGDYGGFPAISIHQWRRQVASRCQALVRRDP; encoded by the exons ATGACTATGACTATGGCTGTAACTGTAAGGAGGGTACTTGCCTTTGCTTCTTCCTCTTCAGCCCCTTTTTTCAATCTCAATCAAAATGCAAACTTGCGCTATATTCTCCCTTCTCCTCGTCATCTCTCCGCATTTTCAG AGGATGGTTCTGTTGCTGATAAATTTCACAAGTGGCATAATGGAGGTGGCACTCTCCACGAGTCAGCTTCCATTGACTCCACAGCACTCGTAGAGGTTGGCGCTGTAGTTCATTCAGAGTCTATTGTTGGTCCAAATGTTCGTATAGGTTCTGGAACTATTGTTGGCCCTTCTGTTACAATTGCTCATTCAACAAACATAGG GTATAATGTTGCACTTAGTAATTGCTGTATaggtgattcatgtgtaatccACAATGGAGTCTGCATTGGTCAAGATG GATTTGGATTTTACGTGGATGGTGACGGTAATATGATAAAGAAGCCTCAG ATGTTAAATGTAATAATAGGGAACAATGTGGAAATTGGTGCTAACACCTGCATTGACAGAGGCAG CTGGCGAGATACAGTTATTGGGGACAAttcaaaaatagataatttagtTCAG ATTGGCCATAATGTAGTAATTGGGAAGAATTGTTTGCTTTGTGGACAAGTTGGGATTGCAGGTTCAGCAAC CATAGGAGATTATGTGACTATGGGAGGAAGGGTAGCAATACGAGATCATGTATCCATCATATCAAAG GTTCGGCTTGCTGCAGCAAGTTGTGTAACCAAGGACATCAAAGAACCTGGGGACTATGGTGGCTTTCCAGCT ATTTCAATTCACCAATGGCGGAGACAAGTTGCCAGTAGATGCCAGGCTCTGGTAAGAAGGGATCCTTGA